One window from the genome of Haladaptatus paucihalophilus DX253 encodes:
- a CDS encoding DNA methyltransferase, with translation MQTFLRLQYEKPDELPSEFGHDIRTPESFVEEFVTEFSKDGDTVLDPFAGFGTTERSEGVGWGGCGAEAVRSRVGLLKGFAFQLPAHASRG, from the coding sequence ATGCAGACGTTTCTCCGATTACAGTACGAGAAACCCGACGAACTCCCGTCCGAATTCGGGCACGACATTCGAACACCCGAATCGTTCGTGGAGGAGTTCGTCACGGAGTTTTCGAAAGACGGTGACACCGTTCTCGACCCCTTTGCTGGGTTCGGAACGACTGAACGGAGTGAGGGAGTCGGTTGGGGAGGGTGTGGTGCGGAGGCAGTGCGGTCACGGGTGGGACTTCTGAAAGGCTTCGCCTTTCAACTCCCCGCTCATGCCTCGCGGGGATGA
- a CDS encoding ABC transporter ATP-binding protein: MGTLEMDTDHTPSPSDSATDEIAVSVEHLTKEYSTRDGDAITAVDDVSFDIESGTIVGLLGPNGAGKTTTIKSTLGLLIPTDGSVHINGVDVHDDYRGAYENVSAVLEGNRNAYWRLTVRENLDYFASLQGIHPKTVRDQHDELLEQLRLTDKANEVVKDLSRGMKQKVSLAISLARDTPVVFMDEPTLGLDVEAARDLQRDLRTLVDEHDRTIVVSSHNMDVVQSLCDRVIIMNEGSIVVDRPVDALSDLFDTRTYRVVLEGRLPDSHRETVEGTYETSRWKTSDNRTEFTVAVETPRRLYDVVDILRDGGVAIESVSSNESDLEEVFLTITGDDGENMLEGSG; this comes from the coding sequence ATGGGCACGCTCGAAATGGACACGGACCACACTCCTTCGCCGTCCGATTCGGCCACGGACGAAATCGCCGTGAGTGTGGAACATCTGACAAAGGAGTATTCGACGCGGGATGGAGACGCCATCACCGCCGTCGATGACGTCTCGTTCGACATCGAGTCCGGCACCATCGTGGGACTTCTCGGACCGAACGGGGCGGGGAAGACGACGACCATCAAGTCCACGCTCGGACTGCTGATTCCGACGGACGGGTCGGTTCACATCAACGGCGTCGACGTTCACGACGATTACCGAGGCGCGTACGAGAACGTCAGCGCGGTCCTCGAAGGCAATCGAAACGCGTACTGGCGGTTGACGGTGCGGGAAAACCTCGACTACTTCGCCAGTTTGCAGGGTATCCACCCGAAGACGGTTCGAGACCAACACGACGAGTTGTTGGAGCAGTTGCGGCTCACCGACAAGGCGAACGAGGTCGTCAAGGACCTCTCGCGGGGGATGAAACAGAAGGTTTCGCTCGCCATCTCCTTGGCGCGCGATACGCCGGTCGTCTTCATGGACGAACCGACGCTCGGACTCGACGTGGAGGCGGCCCGCGACCTCCAACGCGACTTGCGGACGCTCGTCGACGAACACGACCGAACCATCGTCGTCAGCAGTCACAACATGGACGTCGTACAGAGCTTGTGCGACCGCGTTATCATCATGAACGAGGGGTCAATCGTCGTCGATCGTCCCGTGGACGCGCTCTCGGACCTGTTCGATACGCGGACCTATCGGGTCGTGCTCGAAGGTCGTCTGCCGGATTCCCACCGGGAAACCGTCGAGGGGACCTACGAAACCAGCCGGTGGAAGACGTCCGACAACCGCACCGAGTTCACCGTCGCCGTCGAAACGCCACGACGACTGTACGACGTCGTGGATATCCTCCGCGACGGCGGCGTCGCCATCGAATCCGTCTCGTCGAACGAATCCGACCTCGAAGAGGTGTTCCTCACGATAACCGGGGATGACGGAGAGAACATGCTGGAGGGAAGCGGATGA